Proteins encoded in a region of the Isosphaeraceae bacterium EP7 genome:
- a CDS encoding alkaline phosphatase family protein: protein MALRAVVDRVIVIGLDGLEPKVAAPLLHAGELPNLARLASHGSGLARVATTSPAQTPVAWSTFATGLNPGGHGIFDFIRRDPLTYRPDLSLNRYEQAAAWLPPKAVNLRGGTPVWDLLAKAGIPSTILRCPCTYPPAIGRGRMLAGMGVPDLRGGLGTPTWMTSASDPVTEESEVVVPLIESGDGTYRGELLGPRGGKDQAPLRFELELRPAPDGQTAVVRSAGSPSENVLTLGEWSGWLKVHFKAGLLQTVRGMIRLYLAGTSPDVNLYASPINFDPDQPLFPIAAPASYARELAGVLGPYYTTGMVEDHSGLNNGRIDEYAFLDQCADAWDEREAMLLHELNRHEAGLLYCLFDTPDRVQHMFWRFREPDHPANKGRGYPAEFGRVVEDQYRRADRVVGHALESADDRTLVIALSDHGFTTFRRGFHINNWLRDNGLLAYRDDGGSFPDRVDWSKTRAYALGLGGLYLNLQGREGQGTVTPADAVRLKSEIVAGLSGLVDAETGTVAVREVKTREQLYRGPLAEGAPDLMVHLADRYRISWDSSLGGGGEATGLFEDNTRKWGGDHIIDPALVPGCLLMNRPFLSESARLLDLAPTILEALGQHPEPAMEGRSLLP, encoded by the coding sequence ATGGCCCTCCGAGCCGTGGTCGACCGGGTGATCGTGATCGGCCTGGATGGGCTGGAGCCGAAGGTGGCTGCGCCCCTTCTGCATGCCGGCGAGTTGCCCAACCTTGCCCGACTGGCCTCGCATGGGAGCGGCCTGGCGCGAGTCGCCACCACCTCCCCGGCGCAGACGCCTGTCGCCTGGTCGACATTCGCCACGGGCCTGAACCCCGGCGGCCACGGTATCTTCGACTTCATCCGCCGCGACCCCCTGACCTACCGCCCCGACCTCTCCCTGAACCGCTACGAGCAGGCCGCCGCCTGGCTCCCACCCAAGGCGGTGAATCTCCGCGGCGGGACGCCGGTCTGGGACCTCCTGGCCAAGGCGGGCATCCCCTCGACCATCCTCCGCTGCCCTTGCACCTATCCGCCGGCCATCGGCCGGGGCCGGATGCTCGCCGGGATGGGCGTGCCCGACCTGCGCGGGGGGCTCGGGACACCGACCTGGATGACGAGCGCGAGCGACCCCGTGACCGAAGAATCGGAGGTCGTCGTTCCTCTAATCGAATCGGGCGACGGGACCTATCGGGGCGAGCTGCTCGGGCCCCGCGGGGGCAAGGATCAAGCACCGCTCCGATTCGAGCTGGAACTCAGGCCGGCTCCCGATGGCCAGACTGCCGTCGTCCGTTCGGCTGGCTCCCCCTCGGAAAACGTCCTCACCCTCGGTGAGTGGAGCGGCTGGCTGAAGGTTCACTTCAAGGCCGGCCTGCTCCAGACCGTCCGTGGAATGATCCGGCTCTACCTCGCCGGCACTTCGCCCGACGTGAACCTGTATGCATCGCCGATCAACTTCGACCCCGACCAGCCCCTCTTCCCGATCGCCGCACCGGCCTCCTACGCCCGCGAGCTGGCCGGCGTGCTTGGACCCTACTACACCACGGGGATGGTCGAGGACCACTCCGGCCTTAACAACGGCCGGATCGACGAGTATGCGTTCCTCGACCAGTGCGCCGACGCCTGGGACGAGCGAGAGGCGATGCTGCTCCACGAGCTGAACCGGCACGAGGCGGGCCTCCTCTACTGCCTGTTCGACACACCCGACCGCGTCCAGCATATGTTCTGGCGGTTCCGCGAGCCCGACCACCCCGCGAACAAGGGGCGTGGCTACCCCGCCGAGTTCGGCCGGGTCGTCGAGGACCAGTACCGCAGGGCCGACCGCGTCGTCGGGCACGCACTGGAATCGGCCGATGACCGAACGCTGGTGATCGCGCTGAGCGACCACGGCTTCACGACGTTCAGGCGCGGATTTCACATCAATAACTGGCTGCGTGACAACGGCCTGCTGGCGTATCGAGACGATGGCGGAAGCTTCCCCGACCGAGTCGATTGGTCGAAGACCCGCGCCTATGCGCTCGGTTTGGGGGGACTCTACCTGAATCTGCAAGGCCGCGAGGGTCAGGGAACCGTGACGCCCGCGGACGCCGTGCGGCTGAAGTCCGAAATCGTCGCGGGCCTCTCGGGCCTGGTCGACGCCGAGACCGGCACGGTAGCCGTTCGTGAGGTCAAAACGCGCGAGCAACTCTATCGCGGGCCGCTCGCCGAGGGAGCCCCCGACCTGATGGTCCACCTGGCCGATCGCTATCGGATCTCGTGGGACTCGTCGCTGGGGGGTGGAGGCGAGGCGACCGGCTTGTTCGAAGACAACACACGAAAGTGGGGGGGCGACCACATCATCGACCCCGCGCTGGTGCCCGGCTGCCTGCTGATGAACCGCCCGTTTTTGAGCGAGTCGGCCCGCCTGCTCGACCTCGCGCCGACGATCCTCGAGGCCCTGGGGCAACACCCAGAGCCGGCCATGGAAGGGAGAAGCCTGCTGCCATGA
- a CDS encoding alkaline phosphatase family protein, translating to MKVLVVGLDCAAPEILFGDDQLVNFRRMMAAGLHGKMESVKPPITVPAWMCMSTGMDPGTLGVYGFRNRRDHSYDGLKVVDSRSITDLAIWDQVAREGNRSTVIAVPPNYPPRKVNGTSVGCFLTPDSSKDVFTYPASASDEIRSLVGSYPVDVKGFRTGNKAKLLDDIYAMSRAHFEVVRHYLKRGDWDYFQLVEIGLDRIHHGFWRYHDPLHVLHEPDSPFTHAIRDYYRYLDEELGSVLELLDEETVILVVSDHGATRLDGGFCVNEWLVREGLLKLNSYPEKVTPFSGLDVDWDNTVAWSEGGYYARVFLNVQGREPRGLIPAGDYERVRDDVRDRLLATAGPDGTPLGTLVFKPEEIYKSIKNVAPDLIAHFGALQWRSVGGVGYPTIHVQENDTGPDDCNHAQHGAFILAGPGVPSIGEIRGAHLLDVAPTLLELGGYDVPQNMRQSTPFRDIAGAVAEVGAASGYSPGGEDLVRERLSGLGYI from the coding sequence ATGAAGGTACTCGTCGTCGGTCTTGATTGCGCCGCCCCAGAGATCCTCTTCGGCGACGATCAGCTCGTCAACTTCCGCCGGATGATGGCCGCGGGCCTCCACGGCAAGATGGAGAGCGTCAAGCCCCCCATCACCGTCCCGGCCTGGATGTGCATGTCGACCGGCATGGACCCCGGGACCCTGGGTGTTTACGGGTTCCGCAACCGCCGGGATCACTCCTACGACGGCCTCAAGGTCGTCGACTCCCGCTCCATCACCGACCTGGCCATCTGGGATCAGGTCGCCCGCGAGGGGAATCGGTCGACAGTCATCGCCGTCCCGCCCAACTACCCCCCCCGCAAAGTTAACGGTACCTCCGTCGGCTGCTTCCTCACGCCCGACTCGTCCAAGGACGTGTTCACCTATCCCGCCTCCGCGAGCGACGAGATTCGGAGCCTGGTGGGCTCCTATCCGGTCGACGTCAAAGGCTTCCGCACCGGCAACAAGGCGAAGCTGCTCGACGACATCTACGCGATGAGCCGGGCCCACTTCGAGGTGGTGCGCCACTACCTGAAGCGTGGCGACTGGGACTACTTCCAGCTCGTCGAGATCGGACTCGACCGCATCCACCACGGCTTCTGGCGTTACCACGACCCGCTTCACGTCCTGCACGAGCCCGACAGTCCGTTCACGCACGCCATCCGCGACTACTACCGTTACCTCGACGAAGAGCTCGGCTCCGTCCTGGAACTGCTCGACGAGGAAACCGTCATCCTGGTCGTCTCCGACCACGGCGCTACCAGGCTCGACGGCGGCTTCTGCGTCAACGAGTGGCTCGTCCGCGAGGGGCTCCTCAAGCTGAACAGCTACCCTGAGAAGGTCACGCCGTTCTCGGGCCTCGACGTCGACTGGGACAACACCGTCGCCTGGAGCGAGGGGGGCTACTATGCCCGCGTCTTCCTGAACGTCCAGGGACGTGAGCCCCGCGGCCTCATCCCCGCCGGCGACTACGAGCGTGTCCGCGACGACGTCCGCGACCGCCTGCTGGCCACCGCCGGCCCCGATGGCACACCGCTCGGCACGCTCGTCTTCAAGCCGGAAGAGATCTACAAGTCGATCAAGAACGTCGCACCCGACCTGATTGCTCACTTCGGCGCGCTCCAGTGGCGTTCCGTCGGCGGCGTGGGGTATCCGACGATCCACGTCCAGGAAAACGACACGGGCCCCGACGACTGCAATCACGCCCAGCACGGCGCGTTCATCCTGGCCGGCCCGGGGGTTCCCTCGATCGGCGAGATCCGCGGCGCCCACCTCCTCGACGTCGCCCCGACACTGCTTGAACTGGGCGGCTATGACGTCCCCCAGAATATGAGGCAATCCACCCCCTTCCGCGACATCGCCGGCGCCGTCGCCGAGGTCGGCGCGGCATCGGGCTACTCGCCCGGCGGCGAGGACCTCGTCCGCGAGCGTCTCAGCGGCCTCGGGTATATCTGA
- a CDS encoding sulfatase-like hydrolase/transferase, which translates to MTTVSEPKAECRAEASRILARAAWFGLVAGLGEVTTLTIQHVSSTSSTLGALQMNRHFIWMIPATHLAVALVVTVPFLAASFRWPAAARIGSIRTLLALTLGSLLLLVAGLHAGAVAVLTLGIAFRVAPMIERRADGFARVVRYTLPALFLIFAGLGAVSYHRTTLAEKRALAALPQASADAPNVLLLVLDTVRADRLSLHGADRETTPNLARLAEQGVTFNEARSAAPWTYPSHASLFTGRWPRELRIADERPLDSTFPTMAEYLGAHGYATAGFIANTYYCNSWFGLNRGFAHYEDYYEANVVVSIDESLRCSAIGRRIIKAVCTLDGSRPGAHFETKDAAHINHSFLSWLDKPRPKGAPFFAFLNYMDAHDPYSAEREDGKHFGAVPESPEEEEFVRAWHLAPKKVLNPRQVDLVRDRYDDCIHSLDEQLGHLLDDLKTRGLMEKTLIVVTSDHGEGFGEHGLFLHGHSVYSQETHVPLLIVGPGVQPRNLDVDQPVSTRDVAATVVDRLKIADGSPFPGRSLARFWDAGAISPGQPEEPIFSEGMVRTKIAKNPNRPPAQRGPLASVIVDRLHYIRDAHGREELYDITVDPHEEVNLVDDAVHRTALERGRVTLEQFGGSDVNRR; encoded by the coding sequence ATGACGACCGTGTCCGAGCCGAAGGCCGAGTGCCGAGCCGAGGCCTCACGCATCCTGGCCCGTGCCGCCTGGTTCGGTCTAGTTGCCGGCCTGGGCGAGGTCACCACGCTGACGATCCAGCACGTCAGCTCGACCTCGTCGACGCTGGGTGCGCTGCAGATGAACCGCCATTTCATCTGGATGATCCCGGCCACCCACCTCGCCGTCGCGTTGGTCGTCACCGTCCCTTTCCTCGCGGCCTCGTTCCGCTGGCCCGCCGCGGCAAGAATCGGTTCGATCCGCACGCTACTCGCGCTCACGTTGGGCTCGCTGCTGCTCCTGGTCGCCGGATTGCACGCAGGCGCGGTTGCGGTGCTGACGCTCGGCATCGCCTTCCGCGTCGCTCCGATGATCGAACGCCGCGCAGACGGCTTTGCCAGGGTTGTCCGCTACACGCTGCCTGCACTCTTCCTCATCTTCGCCGGCCTTGGTGCCGTCTCTTATCACCGGACCACGCTGGCCGAAAAGCGTGCGCTGGCCGCCTTGCCCCAGGCCTCGGCCGATGCCCCCAATGTGCTGCTCTTGGTGCTCGACACCGTACGTGCGGACCGCCTCAGCCTGCACGGGGCCGACCGCGAGACGACTCCCAACCTCGCCAGGTTGGCCGAGCAAGGGGTCACCTTCAACGAGGCACGCTCCGCCGCACCCTGGACCTACCCCTCGCACGCGAGCCTGTTCACGGGCCGCTGGCCCCGCGAGCTCAGGATCGCCGACGAGCGTCCCCTCGACTCAACCTTCCCCACGATGGCCGAATATCTCGGCGCGCATGGCTACGCCACGGCCGGCTTCATCGCCAATACCTACTATTGCAACTCCTGGTTCGGCCTGAATCGTGGCTTCGCCCATTACGAAGACTACTACGAGGCCAATGTCGTCGTCTCGATCGATGAGTCCCTCCGCTGCTCAGCCATCGGACGCAGGATCATCAAGGCTGTCTGCACTCTCGACGGCTCCCGCCCGGGCGCGCACTTCGAGACCAAGGACGCCGCCCACATCAATCACTCTTTCCTGAGTTGGCTCGACAAGCCCCGCCCCAAAGGTGCTCCCTTCTTCGCATTCCTCAATTACATGGATGCGCACGACCCGTATAGCGCGGAGCGCGAGGACGGCAAGCACTTCGGCGCCGTCCCGGAATCCCCCGAAGAGGAGGAGTTCGTCCGGGCCTGGCACCTTGCCCCCAAGAAAGTCCTCAATCCCCGCCAGGTCGACCTCGTCCGCGATCGCTACGATGACTGCATTCACTCACTCGACGAGCAACTCGGCCATCTCTTGGACGACCTGAAAACGCGAGGGCTGATGGAGAAGACCCTCATCGTCGTCACCTCGGACCACGGAGAAGGGTTCGGCGAGCATGGGTTATTCCTCCACGGCCATAGCGTCTACAGCCAGGAAACCCACGTTCCCCTGCTCATCGTGGGGCCCGGCGTCCAGCCCAGGAACCTCGACGTCGACCAACCGGTCAGCACACGCGACGTCGCCGCGACCGTCGTCGATCGCCTCAAGATCGCCGATGGCTCCCCGTTCCCCGGCCGCAGCCTCGCCCGGTTCTGGGATGCAGGCGCCATCTCACCCGGCCAGCCGGAAGAGCCCATCTTCAGCGAAGGCATGGTCCGGACCAAGATCGCCAAGAACCCCAACCGCCCCCCCGCCCAGCGCGGGCCGCTCGCCTCGGTCATCGTCGATCGTCTGCACTACATCCGCGACGCCCACGGTCGTGAGGAGTTGTACGACATCACCGTCGATCCCCACGAGGAGGTCAACCTCGTCGACGACGCGGTCCACCGGACCGCGCTCGAACGAGGCCGAGTTACCCTGGAACAGTTCGGCGGATCAGACGTCAATCGTCGCTGA
- a CDS encoding thioesterase family protein — MADPEVYVHPIEVQPEDIDIQGHVNNVVYLRYAQDAAVAHWMTAVPPEVREGVAWFVRRHEIDYLKPAYPGDNLEARTWIGKAGGATMERFIEIGKVGGEVLARMRSVWVAIDPSSGRPRRVPESLRPPTSEMVSDD; from the coding sequence ATGGCAGACCCCGAAGTGTACGTGCACCCTATCGAGGTGCAGCCCGAGGATATCGACATCCAGGGACATGTGAACAACGTGGTCTACTTGCGTTATGCGCAGGATGCGGCCGTGGCGCACTGGATGACGGCGGTGCCGCCCGAGGTCCGCGAAGGGGTGGCCTGGTTCGTCAGGCGGCACGAGATCGACTACCTTAAGCCGGCCTACCCCGGCGACAACCTCGAAGCCCGGACCTGGATCGGCAAGGCCGGTGGGGCGACGATGGAGCGATTCATCGAGATCGGCAAGGTCGGGGGCGAGGTCCTTGCCCGGATGCGGAGCGTCTGGGTGGCCATCGACCCGAGCAGCGGCCGACCACGTCGAGTGCCCGAGTCGCTCAGGCCGCCGACGAGCGAGATGGTCAGCGACGATTGA
- a CDS encoding dienelactone hydrolase family protein: protein MHDEILSLLPGLEVSRRGFVMTGLAAGFAMSVQPVSAQTITTDTNGIDAGEVKVPTADGEIPAYRALPEGAGPFPTVLVIQEIFGVHEHIKDICRRLAKLGYFAIAPELYARQGDVSQIQDFKEIFAKVVSKVPDAQVMSDLDAAVAYAKSTAKADTERLAATGFCWGGRIVWLYSAHNPKLKAGAAWYGRIVGEPTELQPKHPIDVADKIDVPVLGLYGAADTGIPVATVEKLREAFKKGEKKSEIIVYPDTPHAFYADYRPSYRKGAADDAWAKMLAWFKKNGV, encoded by the coding sequence ATGCACGACGAGATTCTCAGCTTGCTGCCCGGCCTGGAAGTTTCCAGGCGTGGATTCGTGATGACGGGCCTGGCGGCGGGGTTCGCCATGTCGGTGCAGCCCGTCTCGGCTCAGACCATCACGACGGATACCAACGGGATCGATGCGGGCGAAGTGAAGGTGCCCACCGCCGATGGCGAGATCCCCGCCTACCGGGCTTTGCCCGAGGGCGCCGGGCCGTTCCCCACGGTCCTAGTCATTCAGGAGATCTTCGGGGTCCACGAGCACATCAAGGATATCTGCCGACGCCTTGCCAAACTTGGTTACTTCGCCATTGCACCTGAGTTGTACGCCCGCCAGGGGGATGTCTCTCAGATCCAGGATTTCAAAGAGATCTTCGCCAAGGTCGTCTCGAAGGTCCCCGATGCCCAGGTGATGTCAGACCTGGACGCGGCGGTCGCCTACGCCAAGTCGACGGCCAAGGCGGACACAGAGCGGCTGGCGGCGACGGGATTCTGCTGGGGCGGGCGCATCGTCTGGCTCTACTCGGCACACAACCCGAAGCTGAAGGCGGGCGCCGCCTGGTACGGCCGGATCGTGGGCGAACCGACGGAACTTCAGCCGAAGCACCCCATCGACGTCGCCGACAAGATCGACGTGCCGGTCCTAGGTCTCTATGGCGCAGCCGACACGGGCATACCGGTCGCCACCGTGGAGAAGCTGCGAGAGGCCTTTAAGAAGGGCGAGAAGAAGTCGGAGATCATCGTCTACCCCGACACGCCTCATGCCTTCTATGCCGACTATCGGCCGAGCTACCGCAAGGGAGCGGCCGACGACGCCTGGGCGAAGATGCTCGCCTGGTTCAAGAAGAATGGCGTCTGA
- a CDS encoding sulfatase-like hydrolase/transferase, translating into MLIGGGLKRLISGLVIGLGVASGEVHAAKTPNIVLIVADDLGYSDLGFQAGQEIPTPHIDALAAGGVRCSNGYVTGPYCSPTRAGLLTGRYQQRFGHEFNPSGPTSGLPTSEVTIADRLTKAGYATALIGKWHLGGAPKFHPLKRGFGEFYGFLGGAHPYQPGEGAPIFRGEEVVKETEYLTDAIGREAAAFLDRQASGEKPFFLEITFNAVHTPMQATAEREAKFASISNPRRRAYAAMLSAMDDAVGRVMAKLREKGLEENTLVIFFSDNGGPTMGGTTINGSINTPLRGSKRTTLEGGVRVPFVWSWKGVLPAGKVYDKPLVQLDVLPTALALAGVEVSPDWKLDGVDVLPFLKGDREGTPHEVLFWRLGEQTAIRRGDWKLVRYDRNVDARAGEPVTKGARAVVTEAKLYNLSEDIGETLDLSAQRPDLVKSLDAEWKAWSNTLAEPLWGPAGG; encoded by the coding sequence ATGTTGATTGGCGGCGGACTGAAGCGATTGATTTCGGGGCTAGTCATCGGGCTGGGTGTCGCGTCAGGCGAGGTGCATGCGGCGAAGACGCCTAACATCGTGCTGATCGTGGCGGATGACCTGGGATACTCCGACCTCGGATTCCAGGCGGGTCAGGAGATCCCGACGCCGCACATCGACGCGCTGGCCGCGGGGGGTGTCCGGTGCTCGAATGGCTATGTGACCGGTCCCTATTGCAGCCCGACGCGTGCGGGCTTGCTGACGGGCCGGTATCAGCAGCGATTCGGGCATGAGTTCAACCCGAGCGGGCCGACCTCCGGGCTGCCGACGTCCGAGGTGACCATCGCCGATCGCCTGACGAAAGCGGGCTATGCAACGGCCCTGATCGGCAAGTGGCATCTAGGCGGTGCGCCCAAGTTCCATCCGCTGAAGCGAGGCTTCGGCGAGTTCTACGGCTTCCTGGGCGGGGCCCACCCGTACCAGCCTGGCGAAGGGGCCCCGATCTTTCGCGGCGAAGAGGTCGTGAAAGAGACGGAATACCTGACCGACGCGATCGGGCGTGAGGCCGCCGCGTTCCTCGACCGCCAGGCGAGCGGCGAGAAGCCGTTCTTCCTGGAAATCACTTTCAACGCGGTTCACACGCCGATGCAGGCGACCGCCGAGCGCGAGGCGAAGTTCGCCTCGATCAGCAATCCGAGGCGGCGTGCCTACGCGGCGATGCTCTCGGCGATGGACGACGCGGTGGGCCGCGTGATGGCGAAGTTGCGGGAGAAGGGGCTCGAGGAGAACACCCTGGTCATCTTCTTCTCGGACAACGGCGGGCCGACGATGGGTGGCACGACGATCAACGGGTCGATCAATACGCCGTTACGCGGCTCGAAGCGGACGACCCTCGAAGGGGGCGTGAGGGTGCCCTTCGTCTGGAGCTGGAAGGGTGTCCTGCCGGCCGGTAAGGTCTATGACAAGCCGCTCGTCCAGCTTGATGTCTTGCCGACGGCGCTGGCCCTGGCCGGGGTCGAGGTCTCGCCCGATTGGAAGCTGGACGGCGTGGATGTTCTCCCGTTCCTGAAAGGTGACCGCGAAGGGACGCCACACGAGGTTCTTTTCTGGCGTCTCGGAGAGCAGACGGCGATCCGACGGGGGGACTGGAAGCTCGTGCGCTATGACCGGAACGTCGACGCAAGGGCGGGCGAGCCCGTGACAAAAGGGGCGCGGGCGGTCGTTACTGAGGCGAAGCTCTACAACTTGTCGGAAGACATCGGCGAAACCTTGGACCTGAGCGCCCAGCGGCCCGACCTGGTCAAGTCGCTGGATGCGGAATGGAAGGCCTGGAGCAACACCCTGGCCGAACCGCTCTGGGGGCCGGCGGGAGGTTGA
- a CDS encoding dihydroorotate dehydrogenase electron transfer subunit, with amino-acid sequence MAAELVASQATRVMATVVENVAVARDTYRIRLEVPVLARAIQPGQFVMIRPNGSTDPLLGRPFALYDVVEDASGEPWAIDVVYLVVGRGTSALAMRRSGDQVLVWGPLGNGFGPPKAGGHAVFVAGGIGQTPFLALGKWWLGRQAYAGRTYQGNTASTSATLLYGARDAGLLAGLADFATGGLEVEVATDDGSAGTRGYVTDLLAKRLEAGSKPAKVIGCGPAPMLSALSKIAIRHDLDCDLSLENSMACGFGACFSCVTPIRQPDGSTDLRRVCLEGPIFACKDVVI; translated from the coding sequence GTGGCGGCAGAACTCGTTGCGTCTCAGGCCACCCGCGTCATGGCGACCGTCGTCGAGAATGTCGCCGTTGCGCGGGATACCTATCGGATCCGACTCGAAGTTCCGGTGCTGGCTCGGGCGATCCAGCCCGGCCAGTTCGTGATGATCCGGCCGAACGGATCGACCGATCCGTTGCTCGGAAGACCGTTTGCGCTCTACGACGTGGTCGAGGATGCGAGCGGAGAGCCCTGGGCGATCGACGTCGTCTATCTCGTTGTGGGTCGGGGGACTTCGGCGCTGGCCATGCGAAGGTCCGGCGACCAAGTGCTCGTCTGGGGGCCGCTGGGCAATGGGTTCGGGCCACCCAAGGCGGGCGGGCATGCGGTGTTCGTCGCGGGCGGTATCGGTCAGACGCCGTTCCTGGCCCTGGGCAAGTGGTGGCTGGGCCGGCAGGCCTATGCCGGTCGTACTTACCAAGGCAATACCGCCTCGACGTCGGCCACGCTGCTTTATGGGGCCCGGGATGCCGGCCTGCTCGCTGGCCTCGCTGACTTTGCCACCGGTGGCCTGGAGGTCGAGGTCGCGACCGACGACGGATCGGCCGGAACTCGCGGATACGTGACCGACTTGTTGGCGAAACGGTTGGAGGCGGGCTCGAAGCCGGCCAAGGTGATCGGCTGCGGCCCGGCCCCGATGCTGTCGGCGCTCTCGAAAATCGCGATTCGACACGATCTGGACTGCGACTTATCTCTCGAGAACAGCATGGCCTGCGGCTTCGGAGCCTGTTTCAGTTGCGTGACGCCGATCCGCCAGCCCGACGGCTCGACCGACCTGCGGCGCGTCTGCCTGGAAGGGCCGATCTTCGCGTGCAAGGACGTGGTGATCTAA
- a CDS encoding fatty acid desaturase, protein MSTQTVSRPESSGVAWGPLIWIAALHIGALLAFNPAYFSWNALLVCLFLHWLSGGIGICMTYHRLLTHRSFATRPKWLEYVLVIIGTTASEGGPIAWVSDHRRHHAFSDEENDVHSPNPRGFGWAHMIWFMLPDADAAHSPEYFNRWAPDLYRDPVLRWIEKWNILFPIALAGALFAIGGMPYLVWGFFVRTILVQHATWLVNSATHVWGYRSYETRDKSTNLWWVALITYGEGWHNNHHAFQTSAAHGLAWWEIDTTYIAIRAMQMVGLAKSVKYAKVTPKSELNEPAPLDAVRLAAESKPKAKGLRKSHTDGEPELVGATNN, encoded by the coding sequence ATGTCGACACAGACCGTTAGCCGGCCGGAGTCGAGCGGAGTCGCCTGGGGCCCTCTGATCTGGATCGCGGCGTTACATATTGGCGCCTTGCTCGCGTTCAATCCGGCGTATTTCTCCTGGAACGCCCTGCTCGTCTGCCTCTTCCTGCACTGGCTCAGTGGCGGCATCGGGATCTGCATGACGTACCACCGGCTGCTGACGCACCGGAGCTTCGCCACCAGGCCCAAGTGGCTCGAATATGTGCTGGTGATCATCGGCACGACCGCCTCGGAAGGCGGCCCGATCGCCTGGGTGTCCGACCACCGCAGGCACCACGCCTTTTCCGATGAAGAGAACGACGTCCACAGCCCCAACCCGCGTGGTTTCGGCTGGGCCCACATGATCTGGTTCATGTTGCCCGACGCCGACGCCGCGCATTCGCCCGAGTACTTCAACCGCTGGGCTCCCGACCTGTACCGCGACCCGGTCCTGCGCTGGATCGAGAAGTGGAACATCCTGTTCCCGATCGCGCTGGCTGGTGCGCTCTTCGCAATCGGCGGGATGCCCTACCTGGTTTGGGGCTTTTTTGTCCGGACCATCCTGGTGCAGCACGCCACCTGGCTGGTGAACTCGGCCACGCACGTCTGGGGCTACCGCAGCTACGAGACCCGCGACAAGTCGACGAATCTCTGGTGGGTCGCCCTGATCACCTACGGCGAAGGCTGGCACAACAACCACCACGCCTTCCAGACCTCGGCCGCCCACGGCCTGGCCTGGTGGGAGATCGACACCACCTACATCGCCATCCGGGCGATGCAGATGGTTGGCCTGGCAAAATCGGTCAAGTACGCCAAGGTGACCCCCAAATCAGAATTGAATGAGCCCGCCCCGCTCGACGCCGTGAGGCTCGCCGCGGAGTCGAAGCCCAAGGCCAAGGGCCTACGCAAAAGTCATACGGACGGCGAGCCCGAACTTGTCGGCGCGACCAATAACTGA
- a CDS encoding alcohol dehydrogenase catalytic domain-containing protein, with protein sequence MRGCFCDGRSIRLRTDLPEPVPAAGEVRLKVRRVGICDTDIQLARGYMGFRGILGHEFVAETEDGRRVTAEINNACHSCPTCLAGRPGHCPNRTVLGILGHDGAMADLVCVPGRNLHPIPDHVSDDLAVFIEPLAAAFRIAEQVDLDPSVRVAILGDGKLGLLCAWATRLTGAQVELIGKHPAKLALAGPGIAVHTLEEAETLAHTFDVVVDCTGSPTGLAGALKLVRPCGTVVLKTTVAGEHSLNLAPAVVDEVRIVGSRCGPFSRAIAALAAGEVDVRPLIEAEYRLDDVEEAFRVASRNGARKVILSVL encoded by the coding sequence ATGCGTGGATGTTTCTGTGACGGGAGGTCCATCCGGCTCCGAACCGATCTGCCCGAACCGGTCCCCGCCGCCGGGGAGGTCCGCCTCAAGGTCAGGCGTGTCGGGATCTGCGACACGGACATTCAGCTCGCCCGCGGATACATGGGGTTCCGGGGGATCCTCGGCCATGAATTCGTGGCCGAGACCGAGGACGGCCGACGCGTCACGGCCGAGATCAACAACGCATGCCACAGTTGTCCCACCTGCCTGGCCGGACGGCCGGGTCACTGCCCCAATCGCACGGTGCTCGGGATTCTCGGGCACGACGGGGCCATGGCCGATCTCGTCTGCGTGCCCGGGCGTAATCTGCACCCGATCCCCGACCATGTGTCCGATGACCTGGCCGTCTTCATCGAGCCGCTCGCCGCCGCATTTCGCATCGCCGAGCAGGTCGACCTGGATCCGTCCGTGAGGGTGGCGATCCTCGGAGACGGCAAGCTCGGCCTGCTCTGCGCCTGGGCCACTCGCCTGACGGGTGCCCAAGTCGAACTGATCGGCAAGCACCCGGCGAAGCTCGCGCTGGCCGGGCCCGGCATCGCCGTGCACACCCTCGAAGAGGCCGAGACGCTAGCCCATACCTTCGACGTCGTGGTCGACTGCACCGGCTCGCCTACGGGCCTGGCGGGTGCCCTTAAGCTGGTCCGGCCATGCGGAACCGTGGTCCTGAAGACGACGGTGGCCGGCGAACATTCCTTGAACCTCGCGCCGGCCGTGGTCGACGAGGTCCGGATCGTCGGATCCCGCTGTGGGCCCTTCTCAAGGGCCATCGCCGCACTGGCAGCGGGCGAAGTTGACGTTCGCCCGCTGATCGAGGCCGAATATCGTCTGGACGACGTCGAGGAGGCCTTCCGTGTCGCGAGCCGGAACGGGGCCCGCAAAGTGATCCTCTCCGTTCTCTAG